The following are encoded together in the Lathyrus oleraceus cultivar Zhongwan6 chromosome 3, CAAS_Psat_ZW6_1.0, whole genome shotgun sequence genome:
- the LOC127130642 gene encoding uncharacterized protein LOC127130642 has product MEIPLRQKMGDYCRRNHVGKINFGFQLAKPVTFDLKNYVFLGLRDNLFDREVIRDPWKRLACFYETCSMYKPDGVTDDQELEDRFMERFFTNTKFVERKAEISNFEQGDIESLYDMWEIFKLLLKRYMNQNMSSMKRMQHFTRVLKAQARIILDASVGGTIKTNIEDEVKELIKKICQNEYLSQSEKGVKPKGVLDLDANIAMLAQLEVIAKQLAKATIIPANVSQVQILQCNFCGQGHAYGNCVTEGLVNKLNL; this is encoded by the exons ATGGAAATTCCACTGAGACAAAAGATGGGAGACTACTGCAGGAGGAATCATGTTGGAAAGATTAATTTTGGATTTCAACTTGCTAAACCTGTTACTTTTGATCTTAAGAATTATGTGTTTTTAGGTTTGAGAGATAACTTGTTCGACAGAGAAGTTATCAGAGATCCGTGGAAGCGTCTAGCTTGCTTCTATGAGACATGTTCGATGTACAAACCAGATGGAGTAACTGATGATCAG GAGCTGGAAGATAGATTTATGGAAAGATTTTTCACAAACACCAAGTTTGTGGAAAGAAAGGCCGAGATTTCAAACTTTGAACAAGGTGATATTGAATCCTTATATGATATGTGGGAAATATTTAAGCTATTACTCAAAAGATATATGAATCAAAACATGAGTAGTATGAAACGGATGCAACATTTCACTAGAGTTCTAAAAGCTCAAGCAAGAATTATCTTGGATGCCTCAGTTGGAGGTACCATCAAAACTAATATTGAAGATGAAGTGAAAGAGTTGATAAAGAAAATATGTCAGAATGAATATCTTTCACAAAGTGAAAAAGGAGTCAAACCAAAGGGAGTACTCGATCTGGATGCCAATATTGCAATGTTAGCTCAATTAGAGGTGATTGCTAAACAGTTAGCTAAAGCCACAATTATTCCAGCCAATGTTAGTCAAGTTCAGATACTACAATGTAATTTCTGTGGACAAGGGCATGCTTATGGAAATTGTGTAACAGAGGGATTAGTAAATAAGCTAAATTTATAA